A window of Aquitalea denitrificans contains these coding sequences:
- a CDS encoding O-methyltransferase — MLSSEMFARLHAIWEQGEHHDAVTTERALKNLFITPDTGRFLYQLLRHANPQHVLEIGTSNGYSTLWLALALRDRAGRISSLDILPAKQQQAARHLQDFALQHKVDLHCLDAANYLQTAEAGSVDLVFLDADRSRYTDYWPDLCRILRPGGLIVVDNVLSHASECADFIRLVLATEGYLAETYQIGKGQFVIVKD; from the coding sequence ATGCTGAGTAGCGAGATGTTTGCGCGTTTGCACGCCATTTGGGAGCAGGGTGAGCATCATGATGCCGTCACGACCGAACGCGCATTGAAAAACCTGTTCATCACGCCGGATACCGGGCGCTTCCTCTACCAGCTATTGCGGCATGCCAATCCGCAACATGTGCTGGAGATCGGCACATCCAACGGTTATTCCACCCTGTGGCTGGCGCTGGCCTTGCGTGATCGTGCGGGCCGCATCAGTAGTCTGGATATTCTGCCGGCCAAACAGCAACAGGCGGCGCGGCATTTGCAGGATTTTGCTCTGCAGCACAAGGTGGATCTGCATTGTCTGGATGCTGCCAACTATTTGCAGACAGCTGAAGCTGGCAGCGTGGATCTGGTGTTCCTGGACGCAGATCGCAGCCGATATACCGATTACTGGCCAGATCTGTGCAGGATTCTGCGTCCGGGTGGGCTAATCGTGGTGGATAATGTCCTGTCGCATGCAAGCGAATGTGCAGATTTCATTCGACTGGTGCTTGCGACGGAAGGCTATCTCGCGGAAACTTACCAGATTGGAAAAGGCCAGTTTGTCATAGTGAAAGATTGA
- a CDS encoding PaaI family thioesterase, with product MSDFMEKLASLRDAKDFTALIDAIPYARLMGVEMLEDEAGELLFQLPFAERNVGNTVLPALHGGLIGGFLENAALLHLIWHRESLEAPKIVDFSLDYLRSGRPQTLFAHCEITKQGKRVAHVLIEAWQEDRRKPVAVARAHFLLTQ from the coding sequence ATGAGCGATTTCATGGAAAAACTGGCCAGTCTGCGCGATGCCAAGGACTTCACCGCCCTGATCGACGCCATTCCCTATGCCCGGCTGATGGGCGTGGAAATGCTGGAAGACGAAGCAGGTGAGTTGCTGTTCCAGCTGCCTTTCGCCGAGCGCAATGTCGGCAACACGGTTCTGCCGGCACTGCACGGCGGGCTGATTGGCGGTTTTCTGGAAAATGCAGCACTGCTGCACCTGATCTGGCATCGCGAATCGCTGGAAGCACCCAAGATTGTCGATTTTTCCCTCGACTACCTGCGCTCCGGCCGACCGCAAACCCTGTTTGCCCATTGCGAGATCACCAAACAGGGCAAGCGCGTAGCACATGTATTGATAGAGGCCTGGCAAGAAGACCGCCGCAAGCCGGTGGCCGTGGCACGGGCCCACTTTCTGCTGACGCAGTGA
- the serC gene encoding 3-phosphoserine/phosphohydroxythreonine transaminase, with product MAKVYNFSAGPAVLPHDVLAQAQSEMLDWHGSGMCVMEMSHRGKEFMEIIHDAEQDLRELMHVPAGYKVLFLQGGASMQFSMVPLNLLGGKQSVDIVNTGHWSKLAIKEARRYCSINVVASSEDRNFAYIPAENTWQRDPNAAYLHYTSNETIGGLQFPFVPSDEGVPLVCDMSSDFLSREVDVSKFGLIYAGAQKNIGPSGLVVLLVREDLLGRARADLPTMLNYQVHADADSMYNTPATYPIYIAGLVFKWLKQQGGVKGMESRNAEKAGLLYHTIQASEGFYTTHIDEPFRSRMNVVFRLKDNALEESFLMEARKNGLIQLKGHRVVGGMRASIYNAMPIEGVKALASFMQDFARQNG from the coding sequence ATGGCCAAGGTGTATAACTTTTCCGCCGGACCGGCAGTTTTGCCCCACGATGTTCTGGCGCAAGCCCAGAGTGAAATGCTGGACTGGCACGGCTCCGGCATGTGCGTGATGGAAATGAGCCATCGCGGCAAGGAATTCATGGAAATCATCCATGATGCCGAGCAGGATCTGCGCGAGCTGATGCACGTACCCGCCGGTTACAAGGTATTGTTCCTGCAGGGTGGTGCCTCCATGCAGTTTTCCATGGTGCCGCTCAACCTGCTGGGCGGCAAACAATCAGTCGACATCGTCAATACTGGCCACTGGTCCAAGCTGGCCATCAAGGAAGCACGCCGCTATTGCAGTATCAACGTGGTGGCTAGTAGCGAAGACCGCAACTTCGCCTACATCCCGGCAGAAAATACCTGGCAGCGCGACCCGAATGCCGCCTACCTGCACTACACCTCCAATGAAACCATCGGCGGTTTGCAATTCCCCTTCGTACCGTCTGACGAAGGCGTGCCGCTGGTTTGTGACATGTCGTCCGACTTCCTGTCACGTGAAGTGGATGTCAGCAAGTTCGGCTTGATCTATGCCGGCGCGCAGAAGAATATCGGCCCGTCCGGCCTGGTGGTGCTACTGGTGCGTGAAGACCTGCTGGGTCGTGCTCGTGCCGATCTGCCCACCATGCTCAACTATCAGGTGCATGCCGACGCCGACTCCATGTACAACACCCCGGCCACCTATCCCATCTATATCGCCGGCCTGGTGTTCAAATGGCTGAAGCAGCAGGGCGGGGTAAAGGGCATGGAAAGCCGCAATGCGGAAAAGGCCGGTTTGCTGTATCACACCATTCAGGCCAGCGAAGGCTTCTATACCACCCATATCGACGAACCCTTCCGTTCGCGCATGAATGTTGTGTTCCGCCTGAAGGACAATGCGCTGGAAGAAAGCTTCCTGATGGAAGCGCGCAAGAACGGTCTGATCCAGCTCAAGGGCCACCGCGTGGTGGGCGGCATGCGCGCCTCCATCTACAACGCCATGCCGATTGAGGGTGTAAAGGCGCTGGCCAGCTTCATGCAGGACTTTGCCCGCCAGAACGGCTGA
- a CDS encoding YaiO family outer membrane beta-barrel protein, whose translation MKFKQKHYALMLASVLCSAVAVAEDAAPAAAPVASEAAAEAAAPEVAGPYSMSRSIEVGGGGHHVSGGNGDWNSAFVSGVWQTDTANVFDWIVQNDHRFGESGTAFNGGWNHDINPDWYGRLEFGKSSAGTFWADKHYGAAINRKWLPERNLVSTFGFAYNDNRQGYSDRVYTLGFVYYFDGPWVVEGGIHRNLSNPGSVISTQGYGAVTYGRDRWRQIVLSVNSGSEGYMPIGNSTTQQVFDSQYYSLGWKEWVGPHWGVHATVDYYHGTYYQRSGGSMAVFWDLP comes from the coding sequence ATGAAATTCAAACAAAAACACTATGCACTGATGCTTGCCAGCGTACTGTGCAGCGCTGTCGCCGTTGCGGAAGATGCAGCCCCGGCGGCGGCTCCGGTTGCCAGTGAGGCTGCTGCGGAAGCAGCGGCCCCGGAAGTGGCAGGGCCATATTCCATGAGTCGCAGTATTGAAGTGGGCGGTGGCGGTCATCATGTCAGCGGTGGCAACGGCGACTGGAACAGCGCGTTTGTTTCCGGTGTGTGGCAAACCGACACCGCCAATGTGTTTGACTGGATCGTGCAGAACGACCACCGTTTTGGTGAGTCCGGGACAGCCTTCAATGGCGGTTGGAATCACGACATCAATCCGGACTGGTATGGCCGGCTGGAGTTTGGCAAGAGTAGTGCCGGCACTTTCTGGGCGGACAAGCACTACGGCGCAGCCATCAACCGCAAGTGGCTGCCGGAGCGCAATCTGGTGTCCACTTTTGGCTTTGCCTACAACGACAATCGTCAGGGCTATAGTGATCGGGTCTACACCCTGGGCTTTGTCTATTACTTTGACGGCCCATGGGTGGTGGAGGGCGGCATTCACCGCAATCTGAGTAATCCGGGTAGCGTCATTTCAACCCAGGGCTACGGCGCGGTGACTTATGGCCGCGACCGCTGGCGTCAGATCGTGCTGTCGGTAAACTCCGGTAGTGAAGGTTATATGCCGATTGGTAACAGCACTACCCAGCAAGTGTTTGACAGCCAGTATTACAGCCTGGGCTGGAAGGAGTGGGTTGGCCCGCACTGGGGTGTGCATGCCACGGTGGATTATTACCATGGCACCTACTATCAGCGCTCCGGTGGTTCCATGGCGGTATTCTGGGATCTGCCATGA
- a CDS encoding PaaI family thioesterase — protein sequence MTATPANPQVLETMSKLFVSLPHCATLGFQYLGTEGRRPVLKVEWREDLVGNPASGTIHGGVITSLVDTTSAVSVTACLPDFETIATLDLRIDYLKAATPGKAIHCRAECYRLASQIAFTRAVCYHDDPADPIAHGVATFMRESSRASMLQEPKP from the coding sequence ATGACGGCAACACCTGCCAATCCGCAGGTGCTGGAGACGATGAGCAAGCTCTTCGTCTCCCTGCCGCACTGTGCCACCCTTGGTTTCCAGTATCTGGGCACCGAGGGTCGCCGCCCGGTGCTCAAGGTGGAGTGGCGGGAAGACCTGGTGGGCAACCCTGCCAGCGGCACCATCCACGGAGGGGTGATCACCTCGCTGGTGGATACCACCAGTGCCGTTTCGGTCACCGCCTGCCTGCCGGATTTTGAAACCATCGCCACGCTGGACCTGCGCATCGACTACCTGAAGGCAGCCACACCGGGCAAGGCCATCCACTGCCGTGCCGAGTGTTACCGCCTGGCCAGCCAGATCGCCTTCACCCGCGCCGTGTGCTATCACGACGACCCCGCCGACCCCATCGCCCATGGCGTAGCCACTTTCATGCGCGAATCCAGTCGCGCCTCGATGTTGCAGGAGCCAAAACCATGA
- a CDS encoding polysaccharide deacetylase family protein codes for MIKVQQWPKWVWLVVILVLALLVSLGWHWQRSRNMPAPAVGMVLLLPDNAPSQKYVLAWQDAAAESGVLMSQMRASDFVGLDAAQRAQIRGVVLPDSIHRYISPALGSVLEEYVRQGGALWLNYDAATENAEGRFLERAELTRLVGVEYLLFQERGKGMIHNDALLVPPSTLQDLGIAPGRFQPYTASGSGWLQATTYGYDNAAFSYFETRGRFPGKLMAEGRDGSVLAGLRSYGKGKVLFVNLPVTYLAVRTDGLWLHSFLAFFNRQVLHLPRLSAVPDGIGGLVMNWHVDAANALPYIDMLEKIGFLKQGPYSIHFTTGPDTNRPGDHLGMDLANNAKAQAVVSRLKGMGNEIGAHGGWAHNYFAFNVNEHNAAEWTPYLEHNKQDLENVIHQPLTEYSAPNGNQPSWVTDWLRKHGVIAYYQVANLSMGPTRSYVDPANMHDRPWSFPVSADGSVASFEEGVRNDYGQPRMQAWLQAMTRFVVDQGEARLVYFHPPGVYFYQNAAASWLAQTASLHASGQFRWYTMTGLARFLSQRELTTWQARPLAGATDGRLRIQAHNPQSLAEQSWLLPKDSVTGRPLLTAGDARLEETPQGWRVTARSGKDLQIDYLPPTGNSQ; via the coding sequence TTGATAAAAGTACAGCAGTGGCCCAAATGGGTCTGGCTGGTGGTGATTCTGGTGCTGGCTTTGCTGGTCAGTCTGGGCTGGCATTGGCAGCGTAGCCGCAATATGCCGGCACCTGCCGTGGGCATGGTGTTGTTGCTGCCGGATAATGCGCCGTCGCAAAAGTATGTACTGGCCTGGCAGGATGCTGCCGCCGAAAGCGGCGTCTTGATGTCGCAGATGCGTGCCAGTGACTTTGTCGGGCTGGATGCGGCACAGCGGGCGCAGATTCGTGGCGTGGTGTTGCCGGACAGCATCCATCGCTACATCAGCCCGGCACTGGGCAGTGTGCTGGAAGAGTATGTGCGCCAGGGTGGCGCGTTGTGGCTCAATTACGATGCCGCTACCGAAAATGCAGAAGGCCGCTTTCTGGAGCGAGCCGAGCTGACCCGCTTGGTGGGCGTGGAGTACCTGCTGTTCCAGGAAAGGGGCAAGGGCATGATCCATAACGATGCCCTGCTGGTGCCGCCATCGACGCTGCAGGATCTGGGCATTGCCCCCGGTCGTTTCCAGCCCTATACCGCCAGTGGCAGCGGTTGGCTGCAGGCCACGACTTATGGCTATGACAATGCGGCGTTCAGCTACTTTGAAACCCGCGGCCGCTTTCCCGGCAAGTTGATGGCAGAAGGGCGCGACGGTTCGGTGCTGGCTGGTCTGCGCAGCTATGGCAAAGGCAAGGTGCTGTTTGTCAATTTGCCAGTGACTTATCTGGCCGTGCGCACGGATGGCCTGTGGCTGCATTCCTTCCTTGCCTTCTTCAATCGTCAGGTGCTGCATCTGCCCCGGCTCTCTGCGGTGCCGGACGGTATTGGCGGCCTGGTGATGAACTGGCACGTGGATGCTGCCAATGCGCTGCCTTATATCGACATGCTGGAGAAGATCGGCTTCCTGAAGCAAGGTCCGTACTCCATCCACTTTACGACTGGCCCGGATACCAATCGCCCTGGCGATCATCTGGGCATGGATCTGGCAAACAATGCCAAGGCGCAGGCTGTGGTAAGCCGGCTCAAGGGAATGGGGAACGAGATTGGCGCACATGGCGGCTGGGCGCACAACTACTTTGCCTTCAATGTGAACGAACACAATGCGGCGGAGTGGACACCTTATCTGGAGCACAACAAGCAGGATCTGGAAAACGTCATTCACCAACCGCTGACCGAATACTCGGCACCAAACGGCAACCAGCCTTCCTGGGTGACCGACTGGCTGCGCAAGCATGGTGTGATTGCCTATTACCAGGTAGCCAACCTGTCCATGGGGCCTACGCGCTCTTATGTAGACCCGGCCAATATGCACGACCGCCCCTGGTCATTCCCGGTTTCGGCTGATGGCAGCGTGGCTTCGTTTGAGGAAGGAGTGCGCAACGATTACGGTCAGCCGCGCATGCAAGCCTGGCTGCAGGCCATGACCCGTTTCGTGGTGGATCAGGGCGAGGCGCGTCTGGTGTATTTCCATCCGCCGGGTGTGTATTTCTACCAGAATGCTGCCGCCAGCTGGCTGGCGCAGACCGCCAGCCTGCACGCCAGTGGTCAATTCCGCTGGTATACCATGACCGGTCTTGCGCGCTTCCTGTCGCAGCGCGAACTGACCACGTGGCAAGCCCGTCCGCTGGCAGGTGCCACTGATGGACGCCTGCGCATTCAGGCGCACAATCCGCAGTCGCTGGCCGAGCAAAGCTGGCTGCTGCCCAAAGATAGCGTGACGGGGCGACCGTTGTTGACAGCCGGCGATGCCCGTCTGGAAGAAACTCCGCAAGGATGGCGTGTGACCGCGCGTTCCGGCAAGGATTTACAAATCGATTACCTACCGCCAACAGGCAATTCTCAGTGA
- the pheA gene encoding prephenate dehydratase, which translates to MSEELLKQHRDAIDSIDAQILHLLNSRASHAREIGEIKGGGIIYRPEREAQVLRRIQQLNPGPLPNESVARLFREVMSECLALEKPLSIAYLGPEGTFTQLAAIKHFGHAARTVACASVDEAFRLVESRALDYVVAPVENSTEGAVGRTLDLMVSSPLRICGEVVLRIHHHLLRKEDGMAGITRVYAHAQALAQCHEWLNKNLPENVERMSVASNAEAARLAGEDPQAAAIAGQAAAERYGLVKLAENIEDEPNNTTRFLVLGNQQVGATGQDKTSIVVAAPNRPGAVHQLLAPVADNGVSMTKFESRPSRAGLWDYVFFIDMEGHHDDANVATALAGLSERTSFVKVLGSYPQAVL; encoded by the coding sequence GTGTCAGAAGAACTGCTGAAGCAACACCGCGACGCCATCGACTCCATCGATGCCCAGATCCTCCATCTGCTTAACAGCCGTGCCAGTCATGCTCGCGAGATCGGTGAAATCAAGGGTGGTGGCATCATCTATCGCCCGGAACGTGAAGCCCAGGTACTGCGCCGTATCCAGCAGCTCAATCCCGGTCCGCTACCCAATGAAAGCGTGGCACGGCTGTTCCGCGAGGTGATGTCCGAATGCCTGGCGCTGGAAAAACCCTTATCCATTGCCTACCTGGGACCGGAAGGCACCTTTACCCAACTGGCTGCCATCAAGCATTTTGGCCATGCCGCACGCACCGTGGCCTGCGCCTCGGTGGATGAGGCTTTCCGGCTGGTGGAATCCCGCGCGCTGGATTATGTGGTGGCCCCGGTGGAAAACAGCACCGAAGGCGCAGTTGGCCGTACGCTGGACCTGATGGTAAGCAGCCCCTTGCGTATTTGCGGTGAGGTGGTGCTGCGCATTCATCATCACCTGCTGCGCAAGGAAGACGGCATGGCTGGCATTACCCGCGTGTATGCTCATGCCCAGGCGCTGGCGCAATGTCACGAATGGCTGAACAAGAACCTGCCGGAAAATGTCGAGCGCATGTCGGTGGCCAGCAATGCCGAGGCTGCACGCCTGGCCGGTGAAGATCCGCAGGCTGCAGCCATCGCCGGGCAGGCCGCTGCCGAGCGCTACGGGCTGGTCAAACTGGCTGAGAACATTGAAGACGAGCCCAATAACACTACACGCTTTCTGGTGCTGGGTAATCAGCAGGTTGGTGCAACCGGTCAGGACAAGACTTCCATTGTGGTGGCTGCGCCCAATCGTCCGGGCGCCGTCCACCAGTTGCTGGCACCAGTGGCCGATAATGGTGTTTCCATGACCAAGTTCGAATCGCGCCCCTCGCGTGCCGGTTTGTGGGACTACGTGTTCTTCATCGACATGGAAGGTCATCACGACGACGCCAATGTCGCAACCGCGCTAGCCGGGCTGTCCGAGCGGACCTCCTTTGTCAAAGTGCTGGGTTCTTACCCGCAAGCGGTTTTGTAA
- the gyrA gene encoding DNA gyrase subunit A has product MTDQLFAKETIPISLEEEMRRSYLDYAMSVIVGRALPDVRDGLKPVHRRVLFAMHELSNDWNRAYKKSARIVGDVIGKYHPHGDSAVYDTIVRMAQDFSLRYPLVDGQGNFGSVDGDSAAAMRYTEIRMARIAHELLADIDKETVDFGPNYDGSEHEPLILPAKIPNLLINGSSGIAVGMATNIPPHNLTEVVDACLALLANPELTIDELIDIIPAPDFPTAGIIYGTAGVKEGYRTGRGRVIMRARTHFEDIGKGDRQAIIVDEIPYQVNKSRLLERIAELVRDKQIEGISDLRDESDKSGMRIVIELKRGEMPEVVLNHLFKLTQLQDSFGINMVALVDGQPRLLNLKQIIDEFLRHRREVVTRRTIYELRKARERGHILEGLAVALSNVDDIIALIKASETPPAAKVALMARAWRSELVEEMLSRVDQSKARPDGLDAEFGLHPDGYRLSDAQAQAILEMRLQRLTGLEQDKIVGEYRDIMAIILDLIDILERPERINQIIGDELLAIKTQFGDGRRSEIEPFGGDINIEDLITPQDMVVTISHTGYIKTQPIDDYRSQRRGGRGKQAAATKDDDFIDTLFVANTHDYVLCFSSKGRCYWIKVYDLPQGGRNSRGKPMVNVLPLADGEKINALLPIKAFTDADAVCDDNEDDEAAALKAKGPFIFMCTANGTVKKTPLEAFSRPRTAGIIAVRLDEGDNLIGVALTSGNDQIMLFSDAGKAVRFSETNVRAMGRTAGGVRGMMLGEGQQVISLLVTNSEEQQVLTASDGGYGKRTRTGEFRHTSRGTQGVIAMDLTDKTGFKLVAASLVEDSDDVMLITTGGVLIRTKVSEVRETGRSAQGVRLINLDEGEKLIGLEKVAEGESDEEVEVVDGDAVDGEDIAAPAADTTSAGDAEA; this is encoded by the coding sequence ATGACAGATCAGCTTTTCGCCAAGGAAACGATCCCAATCAGCCTCGAAGAGGAAATGCGCCGCTCCTACCTGGATTACGCCATGAGCGTGATCGTGGGCCGGGCGCTTCCCGATGTGCGTGATGGCCTCAAACCGGTACATCGTCGCGTGCTGTTTGCCATGCACGAACTTTCCAACGACTGGAACCGCGCCTACAAGAAATCGGCGCGTATCGTAGGCGATGTCATCGGTAAATATCACCCGCACGGTGACTCGGCTGTTTACGACACCATCGTGCGCATGGCGCAGGACTTCAGCCTGCGTTACCCGCTGGTGGATGGCCAGGGCAACTTCGGCTCGGTGGATGGCGATAGCGCGGCTGCCATGCGTTACACCGAAATCCGCATGGCGCGCATTGCGCACGAGCTGCTGGCGGATATCGACAAGGAAACCGTGGATTTCGGGCCCAACTACGACGGCTCCGAACACGAACCGCTGATCCTGCCGGCCAAGATCCCCAACCTGCTGATCAACGGCTCCTCCGGCATTGCCGTGGGCATGGCCACCAATATTCCGCCGCACAACCTCACCGAAGTGGTGGATGCCTGTCTGGCGCTGCTGGCCAATCCGGAACTGACCATCGATGAGCTGATCGACATCATTCCGGCACCGGACTTCCCGACCGCCGGCATCATCTACGGCACCGCGGGGGTGAAAGAGGGCTACCGTACCGGCCGCGGCCGCGTCATCATGCGCGCCCGCACCCACTTTGAAGACATCGGCAAGGGTGACCGTCAGGCCATCATCGTCGACGAGATTCCGTACCAGGTGAACAAGTCGCGCCTGCTGGAACGCATTGCCGAACTGGTGCGCGACAAGCAGATTGAAGGCATTTCCGATCTGCGCGACGAGTCGGACAAGTCCGGCATGCGCATCGTGATCGAGCTCAAACGCGGCGAAATGCCGGAAGTGGTGCTCAATCACCTGTTCAAGCTCACCCAGCTGCAAGACAGCTTCGGCATCAATATGGTGGCCCTGGTCGATGGCCAGCCGCGCCTGTTGAACCTGAAGCAGATCATCGACGAATTCCTGCGTCACCGCCGCGAAGTCGTTACCCGCCGCACCATCTACGAACTGCGCAAGGCGCGCGAGCGTGGCCACATCCTGGAAGGTCTGGCCGTTGCGCTGTCCAACGTGGATGACATCATCGCACTGATCAAGGCCTCGGAAACCCCGCCGGCTGCCAAGGTGGCGCTGATGGCGCGTGCATGGCGCTCGGAGCTGGTGGAAGAAATGCTGTCCCGCGTGGACCAGAGCAAGGCACGCCCGGACGGGCTGGATGCCGAGTTCGGCCTGCACCCGGATGGCTACCGTCTGTCCGACGCGCAAGCCCAGGCCATTCTGGAAATGCGTCTGCAACGCCTGACCGGCCTGGAGCAGGACAAGATCGTCGGCGAATACCGCGACATCATGGCCATTATCCTGGACCTGATCGACATTCTGGAACGTCCGGAGCGCATCAACCAGATCATCGGCGACGAACTGCTGGCCATCAAGACCCAGTTCGGCGACGGCCGTCGTTCGGAAATCGAACCGTTTGGCGGCGACATCAATATCGAGGACCTGATCACCCCGCAAGACATGGTGGTGACCATCTCCCACACCGGCTACATCAAGACCCAGCCGATCGACGATTACCGCTCGCAGCGCCGTGGCGGTCGTGGCAAGCAGGCTGCCGCCACCAAGGATGACGATTTCATCGACACCCTGTTCGTGGCCAACACCCACGACTACGTGCTGTGCTTCTCCAGCAAGGGTCGCTGCTACTGGATCAAGGTTTACGATCTGCCGCAAGGCGGTCGCAACAGCCGCGGCAAGCCGATGGTGAATGTGCTGCCGCTGGCCGATGGCGAGAAGATCAACGCACTGCTGCCGATCAAGGCCTTCACCGATGCTGATGCCGTATGCGACGACAACGAAGATGATGAAGCCGCCGCCCTCAAGGCCAAAGGCCCGTTCATCTTCATGTGTACCGCCAACGGCACCGTGAAGAAAACCCCGCTGGAAGCCTTCTCCCGTCCGCGTACTGCCGGCATCATCGCCGTGCGCCTGGATGAGGGCGACAACCTGATCGGCGTGGCACTGACTTCCGGCAACGACCAGATCATGCTGTTCTCCGATGCCGGCAAAGCCGTGCGCTTCAGCGAAACCAATGTGCGCGCCATGGGCCGTACCGCCGGTGGCGTGCGCGGCATGATGCTGGGCGAAGGCCAGCAGGTGATTTCCCTGCTGGTGACCAATTCGGAAGAGCAGCAAGTGCTGACTGCCAGTGATGGCGGCTATGGCAAACGTACCCGCACCGGCGAGTTCCGTCATACCAGCCGTGGCACTCAGGGTGTGATTGCGATGGACCTGACCGACAAGACCGGCTTCAAGCTGGTTGCTGCCAGCCTGGTGGAAGACAGCGACGACGTGATGCTGATCACCACCGGCGGCGTGCTGATCCGCACCAAGGTATCCGAAGTGCGTGAAACCGGCCGTTCGGCACAGGGCGTACGCCTGATCAACCTGGACGAGGGCGAGAAGCTTATCGGCCTGGAAAAGGTGGCAGAAGGCGAATCCGACGAGGAAGTCGAAGTTGTTGATGGCGATGCGGTTGACGGTGAAGATATCGCCGCACCGGCAGCTGACACCACCAGCGCAGGGGATGCCGAGGCATGA
- a CDS encoding MFS transporter: MDRSIQRLLLAGGLIVSLAMGIRHGFGFFMPPMTSAFGWTRESFAFALGMQNLIWGLAQPFAGALADRHGPGKVLLGGGLLYALGLLLMTVSASPVMFSLSAGVLLGLALSGTTYSVIFGVLGRTVPAAYRSRAMGLTAAAGSFGQFAMVPIERSLIDGMGWIPALLVLGACALLMLPLGRSLTHQAASLPQTAQPHTHPHLLQGMLHTFSRAWTEKGFRLLMAGYFVCGFQVVFIGVHLPAYLRDHGMGGNIASLALALIGLFNIFGTFIFGEAGSRYAKPPLLAGIYLARSIAIGLFLLLPLSVPSVLVFASVMGFLWLSTVPLTNGVIASQFGVQHLGMLSGAVFFSHQVGSFLGVWLGGKLYDLNGNYNIVWGIAIVLGVLAALANLPIRERASAAFADKAAA; the protein is encoded by the coding sequence ATGGACCGCTCCATTCAACGCTTGCTGCTTGCGGGCGGCCTCATCGTGTCACTGGCCATGGGCATTCGCCATGGCTTCGGTTTTTTCATGCCGCCCATGACCAGCGCCTTTGGCTGGACCCGCGAAAGCTTTGCCTTTGCACTGGGCATGCAGAACCTGATCTGGGGTCTGGCCCAGCCGTTTGCCGGCGCACTGGCAGACCGTCATGGCCCAGGAAAGGTGCTGCTGGGCGGTGGTCTGCTGTACGCACTGGGCTTGTTGCTGATGACGGTGTCGGCCAGCCCGGTCATGTTCTCCCTGTCGGCCGGTGTGCTACTGGGGCTGGCGCTGTCCGGAACCACCTATAGTGTGATCTTTGGCGTACTGGGCCGTACCGTGCCGGCAGCCTATCGTTCGCGTGCCATGGGCCTGACCGCCGCTGCGGGTTCTTTCGGTCAGTTTGCCATGGTGCCGATCGAGCGCTCGCTGATCGACGGCATGGGCTGGATCCCCGCCTTGCTGGTGCTGGGGGCTTGTGCCTTGTTGATGCTGCCATTGGGACGATCACTTACCCATCAGGCTGCGTCACTGCCGCAGACGGCGCAGCCACACACCCATCCGCACTTGCTGCAGGGGATGTTGCATACATTCAGCCGCGCCTGGACCGAAAAGGGCTTTCGCTTGCTGATGGCTGGTTATTTCGTTTGTGGTTTCCAGGTCGTGTTCATTGGCGTGCATCTGCCCGCTTATCTGCGCGATCACGGCATGGGCGGCAATATCGCCAGTCTGGCACTGGCGCTGATCGGCCTGTTCAATATTTTTGGCACTTTCATTTTCGGCGAAGCTGGCAGCCGCTATGCCAAGCCGCCGCTGCTTGCCGGTATCTATCTGGCGCGCAGCATTGCCATCGGCCTGTTCCTGCTGCTGCCGCTGTCGGTGCCCTCGGTGCTGGTATTTGCCTCGGTGATGGGCTTTCTGTGGCTATCCACCGTGCCGCTGACCAATGGCGTGATTGCCAGCCAGTTTGGTGTGCAGCACCTGGGCATGCTGTCCGGTGCGGTATTTTTTTCCCATCAGGTGGGTAGCTTTCTTGGGGTGTGGCTGGGTGGGAAACTGTACGACCTGAATGGCAATTACAACATCGTGTGGGGCATTGCCATTGTGCTGGGCGTTCTGGCTGCCCTGGCTAACCTGCCGATTCGCGAGCGTGCCTCTGCGGCCTTTGCCGACAAGGCTGCGGCATGA